A window of the Brassica napus cultivar Da-Ae chromosome A2, Da-Ae, whole genome shotgun sequence genome harbors these coding sequences:
- the LOC106397407 gene encoding NADH dehydrogenase [ubiquinone] 1 alpha subcomplex subunit 2, whose protein sequence is MAWRGNISKSLKELRILLCQSSPASASARTFVEMNYRDLKTLNPKFPFLIRECSGIQPQLWARYDMGVERCVNLDGMSESQILKSLEDLVKAGGATKA, encoded by the exons ATGGCGTGGAGAGGAAACATATCGAAGTCTCTCAAAGAGCTCAGGATCCTTCTCTGTCAATCCTCCCCTGCTAGCGCTTCCGCCAG GACGTTCGTGGAGATGAATTACAGAGATTTGAagactctaaaccctaagttccCCTTCCTGATCCGCGAATGCAGTGGGATCCAGCCTCAGTTGTGGGCACGATATG ATATGGGAGTGGAGAGGTGTGTAAACTTGGATGGGATGAGCGAGTCACAGATTCTCAAGTCTCTTGAAGACCTTGTCAAAGCCGGAGGAGCAACAAAAGCCTAA